A region of Hydrogenimonas cancrithermarum DNA encodes the following proteins:
- the rplT gene encoding 50S ribosomal protein L20 produces the protein MPRVKTGVVRRRRHKKILKLAKGFYSGRRKHFRKAKEQVERSLVYAYRDRKQKKREFRKLWIIRINAACRLNDMNYSTFMHGLKKAGIELDRKILADMAMNNPAAFTKIVEQSKAALA, from the coding sequence ATGCCACGAGTAAAAACAGGAGTCGTACGCCGACGCCGACACAAAAAGATTCTGAAGCTTGCCAAAGGCTTCTACAGCGGACGAAGAAAACACTTCAGAAAAGCGAAAGAGCAGGTTGAAAGAAGCCTGGTTTACGCATACCGCGACAGAAAACAGAAAAAACGAGAGTTCAGAAAACTCTGGATTATCCGTATCAACGCAGCGTGCCGTCTGAACGATATGAACTACTCCACATTTATGCACGGGCTCAAAAAAGCCGGTATCGAGCTGGATAGAAAAATCCTGGCCGATATGGCGATGAACAACCCTGCAGCATTTACAAAAATCGTCGAGCAGTCCAAAGCCGCTCTGGCGTAA
- a CDS encoding ComEA family DNA-binding protein gives MYKYLAVFLMSILSLMAAININTADITTLTHIKGIGPSKAKAIVEYRKKHGRFESVEELVQVKGIGKKSLEKIKSDIPVK, from the coding sequence ATGTATAAATACCTCGCCGTTTTTCTTATGAGTATCCTTTCGTTGATGGCCGCGATCAATATCAATACCGCCGACATCACAACGCTGACGCATATCAAAGGGATCGGACCGTCCAAAGCGAAAGCGATCGTCGAGTATCGAAAAAAGCATGGGCGATTCGAAAGTGTCGAGGAACTCGTCCAGGTCAAAGGAATCGGCAAAAAGAGTTTAGAGAAAATCAAATCCGATATCCCGGTGAAGTAG
- a CDS encoding NAD-dependent epimerase, translated as MKILVTGTAGFIGYHLAKRLLEEGHEVVGIDNINDYYDVNLKYGRLRELGIEERDVSAGKRVKSRRYDGHAFYLMDLADTPAIERLFKEEKFDAVCNLAAQAGVRYSLENPMAYIRSNVTGFANILEGCRNHEVENLCYASSSSVYGLNKSMPFRVSDSVDHPVSLYAATKKGNELMAHTYSHLYGIRTTGLRFFTVYGPWGRPDMAPMLFADAILNDRPINVFNYGKMQRDFTYIDDIVEGVVKVIENPAKANEDFDFMHPDPASSPAPYRVYNIGNGKPVKLMDFILTLEKHLGKKAQMNMMPMQPGDVEATWADTSALERDVGYSPSTDLDRGIEKFIEWYRSYYL; from the coding sequence ATGAAAATATTGGTAACGGGAACCGCCGGATTCATCGGCTATCATCTGGCAAAACGCCTTCTTGAAGAGGGGCATGAAGTTGTCGGGATCGACAATATCAATGACTATTACGATGTCAACCTCAAATATGGCCGGCTGCGCGAACTCGGGATAGAAGAGCGTGATGTCAGTGCCGGAAAAAGAGTGAAGAGCCGTCGATATGACGGACATGCATTTTATCTGATGGATCTCGCGGACACTCCTGCCATAGAGAGGCTCTTCAAAGAGGAGAAGTTCGATGCGGTCTGCAATCTGGCGGCCCAGGCAGGTGTTCGCTACTCGCTGGAAAACCCCATGGCCTACATTCGGAGCAATGTGACCGGTTTTGCCAATATTCTGGAAGGGTGCAGAAATCACGAAGTCGAAAACCTCTGTTACGCCAGCAGTTCGAGTGTCTACGGGCTCAACAAATCGATGCCTTTCCGCGTCAGCGACAGTGTCGACCATCCGGTAAGCCTCTACGCCGCGACGAAAAAGGGCAACGAATTGATGGCACACACCTACAGTCACCTTTACGGTATTCGTACCACGGGTCTTCGTTTCTTCACTGTCTACGGCCCATGGGGACGCCCCGACATGGCCCCGATGCTCTTCGCCGACGCCATCTTGAACGACCGCCCGATCAACGTCTTCAACTACGGAAAGATGCAGCGTGATTTTACCTATATCGACGATATCGTCGAGGGTGTCGTCAAAGTTATAGAAAATCCGGCAAAGGCGAACGAAGATTTCGATTTTATGCACCCCGACCCGGCCTCTTCCCCTGCTCCGTACCGGGTATACAACATAGGCAACGGCAAACCTGTCAAACTGATGGATTTCATATTGACACTCGAGAAACATCTGGGCAAAAAGGCACAGATGAACATGATGCCGATGCAGCCGGGGGACGTGGAAGCGACCTGGGCCGATACGAGCGCGCTAGAGCGGGATGTCGGTTACAGTCCGTCGACGGATCTGGATAGAGGTATCGAAAAATTTATCGAATGGTATCGTAGCTACTACCTATAG
- a CDS encoding ABC transporter ATP-binding protein/permease yields the protein MGEKDRHFFITLFLFSIIVSFVEILGVAAIMPFISVATNFDLVQEKWYFNSLYDLFGFSDPVDFVIAFGVSLIGFYILRSMINYLYFYLLARFSKGRYYSIALKLFKKYLDRSYRDYITSSKADLIKVLVAEGQNMTQVLSSLLFMMSEIFIVAIIYAILLWIDWKITLLITVFLLLNFVVLFKTVSFRIKEAGRERERHERDFFKIVHGVLGNFKIIKLSDTGERHMAKFREAVDRLSKSRILYDSLRELPRLYLEAVGFIIVISIILYYLYTTRSDVTAYLPVISVFILALYRLLPSFHRIFGAYNNILYNYRAVEQIHEEMLYKSENYGDEPVSFCRSIRLEGVCFWYVPGKKVLNGVNLEIRKGEKIGIVGESGSGKSTLVDILIGLYRPMEGMIFIDDAKLDESNIRSWRRKIGYIPQKIELMEGTVAQNVALEDEYDAMRVEEVLRQARLLDFFKHEHEGIKTMIGEDGIKLSGGQRQRLAIARALYHDPDILVLDEATSALDMQTEKEIMEEIYDLGSEKTIIIVAHRRSTLEKCNFIYEVKNGLLKKWD from the coding sequence TTGGGCGAAAAAGATCGGCATTTTTTCATCACTCTTTTTCTTTTCTCCATCATTGTTTCCTTTGTAGAGATCCTCGGAGTCGCTGCCATTATGCCGTTTATTTCGGTAGCGACGAATTTCGATCTCGTTCAAGAAAAGTGGTATTTCAACTCGCTATACGATCTCTTCGGTTTTTCTGATCCCGTGGATTTCGTCATCGCATTCGGTGTAAGCCTCATAGGCTTTTATATTCTACGCAGCATGATCAACTATCTTTATTTCTATCTGCTTGCACGTTTTTCGAAAGGCCGTTACTATTCCATCGCCCTGAAACTTTTCAAAAAGTATCTCGACCGCAGCTACCGTGACTATATCACTTCCAGTAAAGCAGACCTTATCAAGGTTCTCGTGGCTGAAGGACAGAACATGACACAGGTGCTCTCTTCGCTGCTTTTCATGATGAGTGAAATATTCATTGTCGCCATCATCTACGCGATTCTCCTTTGGATCGACTGGAAAATCACACTGTTGATCACGGTTTTTTTGCTACTAAATTTTGTTGTACTTTTCAAGACGGTCTCCTTTCGGATCAAGGAAGCCGGAAGAGAACGGGAACGACACGAAAGGGATTTTTTCAAAATCGTTCACGGCGTGCTTGGCAATTTCAAGATCATCAAACTAAGCGACACGGGCGAGCGACATATGGCCAAATTTCGGGAAGCGGTGGATCGGCTTTCGAAATCTCGGATCCTCTACGACTCTCTCAGGGAGCTGCCCAGACTCTATCTGGAAGCGGTGGGGTTCATTATCGTTATCTCCATCATTCTCTATTATCTCTACACGACCCGTTCTGATGTCACCGCCTATCTTCCCGTCATTTCGGTCTTTATTCTGGCGCTCTACCGGCTGCTTCCCTCTTTTCACCGGATCTTCGGGGCCTATAACAACATCCTCTACAACTACCGCGCCGTGGAGCAGATTCACGAGGAGATGCTCTACAAAAGCGAGAATTACGGTGACGAACCGGTGAGTTTCTGCAGGAGTATCCGGCTGGAGGGTGTGTGTTTTTGGTATGTACCCGGGAAGAAGGTGCTCAATGGGGTGAATCTGGAGATTCGCAAAGGCGAAAAGATAGGAATTGTGGGTGAAAGCGGCAGTGGAAAGTCGACACTTGTCGACATTCTCATTGGGCTCTACCGTCCGATGGAAGGCATGATTTTTATCGATGATGCGAAACTGGACGAAAGCAATATTCGAAGCTGGCGCAGAAAGATCGGATATATTCCTCAGAAGATCGAACTGATGGAAGGAACGGTGGCCCAAAATGTGGCGCTGGAGGATGAGTATGATGCCATGAGGGTCGAAGAGGTTCTTAGGCAGGCGAGACTGCTCGATTTTTTCAAACATGAGCACGAAGGAATCAAAACTATGATTGGTGAGGATGGCATCAAACTCAGCGGCGGGCAGCGCCAGCGCCTCGCGATTGCCAGGGCTCTCTATCACGATCCCGATATATTGGTACTCGATGAAGCGACTAGTGCGCTGGATATGCAAACCGAAAAGGAGATCATGGAAGAGATCTATGATCTTGGAAGTGAAAAAACAATAATTATCGTTGCCCATAGACGAAGTACTCTTGAAAAGTGTAACTTTATATATGAAGTAAAGAATGGTCTTTTGAAAAAGTGGGACTGA
- a CDS encoding glycosyltransferase family 9 protein, with product MSGYIFIFRFGDGIGDQLCMVALAEALNKQTGEKVIVFTDYVGLFKNNPHLEKVVEVNRETVTGGALFRALHRLEGNRVLHFSYKKKDNLDLESYMRKTQAKISLIELHSLHISFPIDHSSLSPILYFENAEEEQFLDRVKEYGKYAIINPISKKQYTPNKDWGFDNFQKVVDLTKNDIQWIQVGLENERLLNHVSDMRGKTSSLRELALWIKFSEFVLSNEGMYNHMAAAVSTRSYTLFGGFHPKEVALYDTTIPLVQKQLPECAYCWLRSPCPYDHLRCFEGLGAEDVAEKILNNEKLRK from the coding sequence ATGTCTGGCTATATTTTCATTTTCAGGTTTGGTGATGGGATTGGTGACCAGCTTTGTATGGTAGCGTTGGCAGAGGCTTTGAACAAACAGACCGGAGAAAAAGTCATCGTTTTTACTGATTATGTGGGATTATTCAAGAATAATCCCCATTTAGAAAAAGTTGTTGAAGTCAACAGGGAAACAGTGACTGGAGGAGCGTTGTTTAGGGCATTACATAGGCTGGAAGGAAATAGAGTACTCCATTTTTCTTATAAAAAAAAAGATAATTTGGATCTGGAAAGTTACATGAGGAAAACTCAGGCAAAAATTTCACTTATAGAACTTCACAGTTTACATATCTCTTTTCCTATAGACCATAGCTCACTTAGTCCAATACTCTACTTCGAAAATGCAGAGGAAGAACAATTCTTGGATCGAGTTAAAGAATATGGAAAATATGCGATTATCAACCCCATATCCAAGAAACAATACACGCCAAATAAAGACTGGGGTTTTGATAACTTTCAAAAAGTGGTTGATCTTACAAAAAACGATATTCAGTGGATACAGGTTGGTTTGGAAAACGAAAGGTTGTTGAATCATGTTTCTGATATGAGGGGAAAAACCTCTTCATTGAGAGAGTTGGCTCTCTGGATAAAATTTTCGGAGTTCGTTTTGAGTAATGAGGGAATGTATAATCATATGGCGGCGGCGGTTTCGACCCGGTCTTATACTCTCTTTGGAGGTTTCCATCCTAAAGAAGTTGCCCTATATGACACGACCATACCTCTTGTTCAGAAGCAATTACCGGAATGCGCATATTGTTGGCTGCGATCACCATGTCCATATGATCATTTGCGCTGTTTTGAAGGGCTTGGCGCTGAAGATGTGGCTGAAAAAATTTTAAATAATGAAAAATTGAGAAAATGA
- a CDS encoding glycosyltransferase family 2 protein, protein MRSPKITVLMPVYNAQEFLGEAIESVLNQTFGDFEFLIIDDASTDDSAEIIHSFKDTRIVYLRNEINQGVARALNRGVKVAKGDYIARMDADDICDLDRLKKQYRFMSDNPEIGLCGSAIQGFGSIEREYFYPQNGNGIKALLLFNSAFAHPSVMIKRDILQTLKYRDTLRRAQDYELWTRCVHITGCANIPEVLLYYRHHDSQISSRKKGDQQQSADMIRLSYLQSIHSDFTSEDAMILGKMARREFLPYKDVERVLEKVLRLHGGFLNEKSIGETFALQYWWTLGDNCDRGIECIREFIHYYRRNENQYIAKNKMKFFVKCILKWKSK, encoded by the coding sequence ATGAGAAGCCCTAAAATCACAGTACTTATGCCTGTGTATAATGCTCAGGAATTTCTGGGAGAGGCAATTGAAAGCGTACTGAATCAGACTTTTGGAGATTTTGAGTTTTTGATCATTGATGATGCCTCAACCGATGATTCGGCAGAAATTATACATTCTTTCAAAGACACTAGAATTGTTTATCTTAGAAACGAAATAAATCAAGGAGTTGCCAGAGCGCTCAATAGAGGGGTAAAGGTAGCTAAAGGAGATTATATTGCCAGAATGGATGCCGACGATATATGTGACCTTGATCGGCTAAAAAAGCAGTATAGGTTCATGAGTGACAATCCAGAGATAGGTTTGTGTGGGAGTGCGATCCAGGGCTTCGGTTCCATAGAGAGAGAGTATTTTTATCCTCAGAACGGAAATGGTATCAAAGCTCTCCTCCTCTTCAATTCAGCTTTTGCACATCCCTCCGTTATGATAAAACGGGATATTCTACAAACTTTGAAATACCGAGATACACTAAGACGAGCACAAGATTACGAACTATGGACTCGATGTGTTCATATTACCGGCTGTGCAAACATTCCTGAGGTATTACTATATTATAGGCATCATGATAGTCAGATCAGTTCACGAAAAAAAGGGGATCAGCAACAGAGTGCGGATATGATTAGATTATCTTATTTACAAAGTATTCATAGTGATTTTACATCAGAAGATGCGATGATTCTTGGGAAAATGGCCAGGAGAGAGTTTTTGCCGTATAAAGATGTGGAAAGAGTATTAGAAAAAGTTCTCCGCCTGCATGGTGGATTTTTGAATGAGAAAAGTATCGGAGAGACATTTGCACTGCAGTACTGGTGGACTTTGGGAGATAATTGCGACAGAGGAATAGAGTGTATCAGAGAATTCATTCATTATTACAGAAGAAATGAAAACCAATATATCGCAAAAAACAAAATGAAATTTTTTGTCAAGTGTATCCTGAAGTGGAAAAGTAAATGA
- a CDS encoding glycosyltransferase family 25 protein, with translation MIPLFVINLEEEQKKRKRIEEMLERLGLQYSIVKAVDGRKLTESDLKKVYSPYRSIKIFRRELSRGEVGCTLSHLSIYRLMEKEGFEKAVILEDDAVVCEDFPIILQHLEEVPGHCECLLLGYEADIKKELFTYTSLWGARRLFGKYRLKRFVKVALGAYGYMITKRGAQKILAANETIVKPLDHFTGDSSLLNLYGLAPRCVKVDEEGLRASTLDEERKELKKVLVTKRYNTFLGRWLNRIRLGIRLYVLKTLPLPIARRYALEIFRNRRRDD, from the coding sequence ATGATCCCGCTATTCGTCATTAATCTCGAGGAGGAGCAAAAAAAGAGAAAGAGAATTGAAGAGATGCTCGAGCGTTTGGGCCTCCAATACAGTATAGTGAAAGCCGTAGATGGCAGAAAACTCACTGAAAGCGATTTAAAAAAAGTTTACTCTCCCTATCGCTCGATAAAAATTTTTCGAAGAGAGTTGAGCCGGGGTGAAGTGGGTTGCACCCTGAGTCACCTTTCCATATATCGTCTAATGGAAAAAGAGGGGTTCGAAAAGGCTGTGATTTTAGAAGACGATGCGGTCGTATGTGAAGACTTTCCAATCATTTTGCAGCACTTGGAAGAGGTTCCGGGCCATTGTGAATGTCTTTTGCTTGGATATGAGGCAGATATCAAGAAGGAATTGTTCACCTATACCTCGCTATGGGGAGCCCGTAGATTATTTGGCAAGTATCGTCTGAAGCGTTTTGTTAAAGTTGCATTGGGTGCATATGGATATATGATTACGAAAAGAGGAGCTCAAAAGATACTGGCTGCCAATGAGACTATTGTCAAACCACTGGATCATTTTACGGGTGATTCCTCTTTGTTGAATCTTTACGGGCTGGCTCCCCGCTGTGTGAAAGTGGATGAAGAAGGGCTTCGTGCCAGCACTTTGGATGAAGAGAGGAAGGAGTTGAAAAAAGTTCTTGTCACAAAACGCTACAATACATTCCTTGGACGATGGCTCAATCGTATCCGTTTGGGTATTCGCTTATATGTACTGAAAACGCTTCCGCTTCCGATTGCCAGACGTTATGCCTTGGAAATTTTCAGAAATCGGAGAAGAGATGACTGA
- a CDS encoding Stealth CR1 domain-containing protein, translating into MTDIDIVILWVDGNDPAWQKERARFAAEGDIRSVRYRDWGLLRYFFRGVETYAPWVGKVHLVTWGHLPAWLDTDAEKLRIVRHEEFIDPSYLPLFNANPLEISLHRIPGLTERFVYFNDDFFLAAPVSPERFFRYGRPKDALISNAISTGEGVGHFVLNALDILNDHFAKYATLKKSPGRFFHPAYGVEGNLRNLLLLPWSRFTGFFDPHQPQPFLKSTFEELWKVEGKRLQKTMTSRFRNCGDFSQYLFRYWQLAKGEFEPVSFSDTKYLTLTPRCIDSGEVEEALLSGKYGMVCLNDSDTIADGEPFERAKDRVKRAFEKLLPKPSSFEVDR; encoded by the coding sequence ATGACTGATATCGACATCGTTATCCTCTGGGTGGATGGCAACGATCCGGCATGGCAGAAGGAGCGTGCGCGTTTTGCTGCGGAGGGAGACATCAGAAGCGTCCGGTACCGTGACTGGGGGTTGCTTCGCTATTTTTTTCGGGGCGTGGAAACCTACGCGCCGTGGGTCGGGAAAGTTCATCTCGTCACCTGGGGGCATCTGCCAGCATGGCTCGACACCGATGCCGAAAAACTTCGGATCGTGCGCCACGAAGAGTTCATCGACCCTTCGTATCTTCCGCTTTTCAACGCCAACCCGCTGGAGATCTCCCTGCACCGTATCCCGGGGCTTACAGAGAGATTCGTCTACTTCAACGACGACTTCTTTCTTGCCGCCCCCGTCTCGCCGGAGCGCTTTTTCAGATACGGCAGGCCCAAAGACGCGTTGATCTCCAACGCTATCTCTACGGGGGAGGGGGTGGGCCATTTCGTCCTCAATGCTCTGGATATCCTAAACGACCATTTCGCCAAATATGCCACTCTGAAAAAGAGCCCCGGGCGCTTTTTTCATCCGGCCTACGGGGTGGAGGGAAACCTGCGCAACCTTCTTCTGCTTCCCTGGTCCCGGTTCACCGGTTTCTTCGACCCCCATCAGCCGCAGCCCTTTTTGAAGTCGACTTTCGAGGAACTTTGGAAAGTGGAGGGAAAGAGGCTCCAAAAGACGATGACCTCCCGTTTCCGCAACTGCGGAGATTTCAGCCAGTACCTCTTTCGCTATTGGCAGCTCGCCAAAGGGGAGTTCGAGCCCGTCTCTTTTTCCGATACAAAATATCTTACGCTCACGCCTCGGTGTATCGACAGTGGAGAGGTCGAAGAGGCGCTGCTTTCGGGAAAATACGGTATGGTCTGTCTCAACGACAGCGATACGATCGCCGACGGCGAACCTTTTGAGAGGGCCAAAGATCGTGTCAAACGGGCTTTCGAAAAACTTCTTCCCAAGCCCTCTTCCTTCGAGGTGGACCGATGA
- a CDS encoding glycosyltransferase family 4 protein: MRIAYVIPSLIRSGPVKVVRQLAHGLAGKHEVEVFYLEDRSDRELLDFSVPTKKISLLQSPDFSGFDIVHSHTIKADLFVALHPNSLKGIKTVTTLHNYAGEDLSFSYGRIKGALLLWLWRWATARHDRLVTLSRHAEAYYRKLWKNRDFSCVYNGVECPTVSEMTSKASRGKRVRIGIIASAGGISRRKGIDQVIRALVELPGYELHVAGQRTEETKRLEALARDLRVGGRVKFHGYVSDIASFIAGIDLIVVASRSEGFSLALQEAASMKKPAICSDLPLFREIFSDREVRFFELENIESLARAIEGFEKVGTDYAQRAHARYLAEYTPQKMADNYLNIYRELMG, translated from the coding sequence ATGAGAATCGCCTACGTCATTCCTTCCCTGATCCGCAGCGGCCCCGTGAAAGTGGTCCGTCAACTTGCCCATGGTCTTGCCGGAAAGCATGAGGTGGAGGTCTTCTATCTGGAGGATCGTTCCGACCGGGAACTGCTTGATTTTTCCGTACCTACGAAAAAGATATCGCTTCTGCAAAGCCCGGACTTTTCGGGTTTTGACATCGTCCACTCCCATACGATCAAGGCCGACCTGTTCGTAGCCTTGCACCCAAATTCCCTCAAAGGGATCAAAACCGTCACCACGCTCCATAACTACGCTGGCGAGGACCTGTCCTTCTCCTACGGAAGGATCAAAGGTGCGCTGCTGCTTTGGCTCTGGCGGTGGGCCACGGCGAGACACGACCGTCTCGTCACTCTTTCTCGGCATGCCGAGGCCTATTACCGCAAGCTCTGGAAAAACCGCGATTTTTCCTGTGTCTACAATGGGGTCGAGTGCCCCACCGTTTCCGAAATGACATCGAAGGCTTCTCGCGGTAAGAGGGTACGCATCGGCATCATCGCCTCGGCGGGAGGCATCAGCCGCCGTAAGGGAATCGACCAGGTGATCCGCGCCCTGGTGGAGCTGCCCGGCTACGAACTGCATGTGGCGGGACAGAGGACAGAAGAGACCAAGAGGCTCGAAGCGCTCGCTAGAGATCTCAGAGTGGGAGGAAGGGTGAAATTTCACGGATATGTGAGCGACATCGCTTCCTTCATCGCCGGGATCGATCTAATCGTCGTTGCTTCCCGCTCCGAAGGTTTTTCTCTCGCTCTGCAGGAGGCCGCCAGCATGAAAAAGCCGGCGATATGCTCCGACCTTCCGCTGTTTCGGGAGATCTTTTCCGATCGGGAAGTGCGCTTTTTCGAGCTTGAGAATATCGAGAGCCTGGCGCGGGCCATTGAGGGATTCGAAAAGGTGGGAACCGACTATGCCCAAAGGGCTCATGCCCGCTATCTGGCGGAGTACACACCGCAAAAAATGGCCGATAACTATCTGAACATCTATAGGGAGCTTATGGGATGA
- a CDS encoding LicD family protein, whose product MNAAQRRMVELLEIFDGICRQEGLTYWLDHGTLLGAVRESGFIPWDDDLDVTMPREDYERFLKIAPLRLPETIFLQTKESDPATPVHYAKLRDRQSTYVDKWEEGRKIRYHQGIFIDIFPLNRIHVSRERVYARLLDFAKLFSNRYVKIDPVAEYLIRKINAFHDPKGELLVSGGETMHYVIHVPVEKVFPLSEVVFEGRKYPAPADATAYLATIFGESFMMPPPPEKRTSHSTKILVDTPCKKETDG is encoded by the coding sequence ATGAACGCCGCACAACGACGAATGGTGGAACTGCTCGAAATTTTCGATGGAATATGCAGACAGGAGGGATTGACCTACTGGCTCGACCACGGTACGCTGCTGGGAGCGGTCCGGGAGAGCGGGTTCATCCCTTGGGATGATGATTTGGACGTGACGATGCCCCGGGAGGATTATGAAAGGTTTCTGAAAATCGCGCCGTTGCGGCTTCCGGAAACGATCTTTCTGCAGACCAAAGAGAGCGACCCGGCCACACCGGTGCACTACGCGAAACTTCGTGACCGCCAAAGCACTTATGTCGACAAATGGGAAGAGGGCAGGAAGATTCGCTATCACCAGGGTATATTCATCGATATCTTTCCACTCAATCGAATTCACGTCTCCCGCGAAAGAGTCTATGCGCGACTTCTCGATTTCGCCAAACTCTTCAGTAATCGATACGTTAAAATAGATCCTGTCGCGGAATATTTGATCCGGAAAATCAACGCATTTCATGATCCCAAAGGGGAGTTGTTGGTTTCCGGTGGTGAGACGATGCATTATGTCATCCACGTGCCCGTCGAAAAAGTATTCCCTCTTTCGGAAGTGGTGTTCGAGGGGCGGAAATATCCTGCTCCTGCCGATGCCACTGCCTATCTCGCCACCATATTCGGAGAGAGCTTCATGATGCCACCACCGCCTGAGAAGAGGACCTCTCATAGTACGAAGATCCTAGTGGATACACCATGCAAAAAGGAAACCGATGGGTAA
- the tagD gene encoding glycerol-3-phosphate cytidylyltransferase, with protein MGKTVITYGTFDMFHIGHLKLLQRAKALGDRLVVGVSTDEFNARKGKKVLIPYEQRREIVENIKGVDLVIPEENWEQKAEDIRRYGVDILVMGSDWEGKFDHLKERCEVVYLPRTENISTTELKKSLINFVSVPKEDILKAFEVIEVLKREFG; from the coding sequence ATGGGTAAAACGGTCATTACTTACGGAACTTTCGACATGTTCCATATCGGCCACCTCAAACTTCTGCAACGGGCCAAAGCTCTGGGAGATAGGCTGGTCGTAGGGGTATCCACCGACGAATTCAATGCCCGTAAGGGGAAGAAGGTGCTGATTCCCTACGAACAGCGCAGAGAGATCGTAGAGAATATCAAAGGTGTCGACCTCGTCATTCCGGAAGAGAACTGGGAACAGAAAGCCGAAGATATCCGCAGGTACGGTGTCGACATCCTCGTCATGGGAAGCGATTGGGAAGGGAAGTTCGACCACCTCAAAGAGCGCTGCGAAGTGGTTTACCTGCCCCGTACCGAAAACATATCGACCACGGAACTGAAAAAGTCGTTGATCAACTTCGTCTCCGTTCCCAAAGAGGACATTCTCAAAGCGTTCGAAGTCATCGAGGTCCTGAAGAGGGAATTTGGATAG
- a CDS encoding glycosyltransferase, which yields MDRIAVIMSVYRGDEEDKLREALKSLYAQKTAADIFVQLDGPVSSEVAELLQKERREGRIAYLGERKENRGLAASLDELLDEVLGRKYEYIARMDADDISLPERFEKQHAFMEAHPDVDVVGGFIEEFADDGGYRKIVRYPLEHEEMFDFFKKRVPLAHVTAFFRRTFFEKAGLYPTESPTNEDTLMWMKGFQNGCRFANISEVVVKVRVSPEFFGRRGGIEKAWSDFRDRVRVIRTLGYNFDAYFYAVALFFVNVSPGAVKKYLYKRLR from the coding sequence TTGGATAGAATCGCCGTCATCATGAGCGTCTACCGGGGGGACGAGGAAGATAAGCTCCGGGAAGCCCTGAAAAGCCTCTATGCCCAAAAAACCGCCGCCGATATCTTCGTGCAACTCGACGGTCCCGTTTCGTCGGAGGTGGCGGAGCTCCTGCAAAAGGAGAGGCGGGAGGGGCGCATCGCATATTTGGGAGAGCGGAAAGAGAACCGGGGGCTCGCCGCGAGTCTCGACGAGCTTCTCGATGAGGTGCTTGGGCGAAAATACGAATACATCGCCCGCATGGATGCCGACGATATCAGTTTGCCGGAGCGTTTCGAAAAGCAGCATGCCTTCATGGAAGCGCATCCCGATGTCGATGTGGTCGGCGGTTTCATCGAAGAGTTCGCCGATGACGGAGGCTACCGTAAGATCGTCCGTTACCCGTTGGAGCACGAGGAGATGTTCGACTTTTTCAAAAAACGGGTCCCTCTGGCCCATGTCACGGCCTTTTTTCGGCGTACCTTTTTCGAAAAGGCAGGGCTCTACCCCACCGAATCGCCGACCAACGAAGACACGCTGATGTGGATGAAAGGGTTTCAGAATGGCTGCCGATTCGCCAACATTTCCGAAGTAGTGGTAAAGGTGCGCGTCTCGCCCGAATTTTTCGGGCGGCGAGGCGGTATCGAGAAGGCATGGAGCGATTTTCGTGACAGGGTTAGGGTGATACGGACTTTAGGATATAATTTTGATGCTTATTTCTATGCAGTGGCGCTCTTTTTTGTGAATGTTTCTCCCGGAGCCGTCAAAAAATATCTTTATAAGAGGTTACGATGA